The following are encoded in a window of Lactobacillus acidophilus genomic DNA:
- a CDS encoding C69 family dipeptidase: MPCTTILAGKKATADGSTLVARNEDYGHAFNPKRFIVVTPDKQPKDYQSVTSKCKVDLPDNPMRYTAVPELESTIKKVGWWGEAGINEANVAMSATETSTTNSRVLGIDPMNKKGIGEEDFVTIVLPYIRSAREGVKLLGKYLEKYGTYESNGVAFSDKDEVWYMETIGGRHWAAIKVPDDSYIVAPNWFSITNFDFNSDDTMASDDLEKMIQDNHMDIDHSGNPYNLRHIFGSHDDSDYEYNIPRQWYIQKLFNPSDVHEPDDPDLPFAKKPEHLLTIEDLKYALSSHYQHTKYDPYGLEGTDADRHAFRPIGLQRNQELSILQIRNDVPAKIAGVQWIAFGPNTFNGIAPYYTNVLDTPETYRDTKEHFNIQNMYWLTHAITTIADEHPFRYSASIEAMKQSTLAAGRHVLLETDQEVQELAGEELQRKLQQANDKTAKAAYDTAMKCFGECVETGSLKIRLNY; the protein is encoded by the coding sequence ATGCCATGTACAACAATTTTAGCCGGTAAAAAGGCTACTGCAGACGGTTCAACCTTAGTTGCCAGAAACGAAGACTATGGTCACGCATTTAATCCCAAGCGTTTTATCGTTGTAACGCCAGACAAGCAACCTAAGGATTATCAATCTGTAACTTCTAAATGCAAGGTGGATTTGCCAGATAATCCAATGCGTTACACCGCTGTGCCTGAACTTGAATCAACTATCAAAAAAGTAGGCTGGTGGGGTGAAGCAGGTATTAACGAAGCAAACGTTGCTATGTCTGCTACTGAAACTAGCACTACTAATTCACGTGTATTAGGTATCGATCCAATGAATAAAAAGGGTATCGGTGAAGAAGACTTTGTTACTATCGTTTTGCCTTACATTCGTTCTGCTCGTGAAGGTGTGAAGCTATTAGGTAAATACTTAGAAAAATACGGTACCTACGAATCAAATGGTGTTGCCTTCTCGGATAAAGATGAAGTTTGGTACATGGAAACTATTGGTGGTCGTCACTGGGCCGCTATTAAGGTGCCAGATGATAGTTATATCGTTGCACCGAACTGGTTTAGCATTACCAATTTTGACTTTAATAGTGACGATACAATGGCTTCAGATGATTTGGAAAAGATGATTCAAGATAATCACATGGATATTGATCATAGTGGTAATCCATATAATTTGCGTCATATCTTCGGCAGTCATGACGATTCAGATTATGAATACAATATTCCACGTCAATGGTATATTCAAAAGCTGTTCAATCCGAGCGATGTTCATGAACCTGATGATCCAGATTTGCCATTTGCTAAAAAGCCAGAGCATTTACTTACTATTGAAGACTTAAAGTATGCTTTGTCATCACACTATCAACACACTAAATACGATCCATACGGCTTAGAGGGCACAGATGCGGATCGCCACGCTTTTCGTCCAATTGGCTTACAACGTAATCAAGAATTATCTATTTTACAAATTAGAAATGATGTCCCAGCCAAAATTGCTGGTGTGCAATGGATTGCCTTTGGACCTAATACTTTTAATGGTATTGCACCATACTATACCAACGTTCTTGATACGCCGGAAACATATCGTGATACTAAAGAGCATTTCAATATTCAAAACATGTATTGGTTAACTCATGCAATTACTACAATTGCTGATGAGCACCCATTCCGCTACAGTGCTTCGATTGAAGCAATGAAGCAAAGCACTTTAGCTGCTGGTCGTCATGTTTTGCTTGAAACCGATCAAGAAGTTCAAGAACTTGCCGGTGAAGAATTACAAAGAAAACTTCAACAGGCTAATGATAAAACTGCTAAAGCTGCTTATGATACCGCAATGAAATGCTTTGGCGAATGTGTTGAGACTGGATCACTTAAGATCAGATTGAATTATTAA
- a CDS encoding aminoglycoside N(3)-acetyltransferase — protein sequence MSEKLIETVVTKNDLEDAFDKLGVKRADVCMVHTAMSKFQYLPGGPETIVKALEETLSDGTLMMPSQVSTNCDPATWEYPPVRKDLIQVVRDNMPPYDPQTSATEGLGVTPEYFRNLSDVVRSTHPYLPIAIWGKNATDIAVRQPLNMPYGINSPLDYLYKNNGKIIFLGTDYETCTMLHYAESTIHRKTETCSAATSIDQDGKTIWTDYQNVDLDSYDDFNELGETFEKKCPDEFKSQKLGKGIIKVINSRPLVDFARQWFDEKDHRFGNAIN from the coding sequence ATGTCTGAAAAATTAATCGAAACTGTCGTTACAAAAAATGATTTAGAAGATGCTTTTGACAAATTAGGTGTTAAGAGAGCGGATGTCTGCATGGTGCACACTGCCATGAGCAAATTTCAATATTTGCCTGGTGGTCCTGAGACAATCGTCAAAGCTCTTGAAGAAACACTGTCTGATGGAACTTTAATGATGCCTTCACAGGTTTCAACAAATTGCGATCCGGCAACTTGGGAATATCCACCTGTTCGCAAGGATTTGATTCAAGTTGTCAGAGATAATATGCCGCCATATGATCCCCAGACTTCAGCAACAGAAGGCCTAGGAGTAACACCGGAATATTTCAGAAACTTGTCTGATGTAGTTCGCAGCACGCATCCCTATTTGCCAATTGCCATCTGGGGCAAAAATGCGACCGACATCGCAGTACGTCAACCTTTAAACATGCCATATGGTATCAATAGTCCACTTGATTATTTGTACAAAAACAACGGAAAAATTATTTTCTTGGGTACTGATTACGAAACTTGCACAATGCTTCATTATGCGGAATCTACGATTCATCGCAAAACTGAAACTTGTTCTGCCGCAACCAGTATTGATCAAGATGGGAAAACGATTTGGACGGATTATCAAAACGTCGATTTGGATTCTTACGACGATTTTAATGAATTGGGCGAAACTTTTGAGAAAAAGTGCCCTGATGAATTCAAATCACAAAAATTAGGCAAAGGAATCATTAAAGTAATTAATAGTAGACCTTTAGTCGACTTTGCTCGTCAATGGTTTGATGAAAAAGATCATCGATTTGGTAACGCAATAAATTAA